The Sorangiineae bacterium MSr11954 DNA segment CGAATCCGAAGCTAGCTGTTCGCCCGGATTCGGCTTCGGTCCTCGCATCGGTCTTCGGTATCGGGATCGCGGCCGGCGCTTGGTGCGGTCCTCGTAACCGCCGCCGGAGCCGGCATCGGGGATCGCGGTTACCCGGTCGCCCCCGGGCTGCGTGCTAGCATGTCGCGGGTGACGCCCGAGATGTGTCGCGCGTTTGCGCGCTACAACCGATGGATGAATGACAAGGTCTACGCGTCTGCCGCGCGCTTGACGGACGAGGAGCGAAAGCGCGACCGGGGCGCGTTTTTTGGCTCCATTCACAACGTCTTGAATCATATCCTCGTCGCGGACCGCATTTGGCTCGGCCGGCTCGCCGGGCGGGTGCCCGAGCCCGGATACATCGGGGTCGACGGGATCAAGACGCTCGATCAGGAGATCGCCTCCGACTTCGACGAGCTGCGCCGCGAGCGCGAGCAAACCGACGGCAGGATCGACGCGTGGGCCGAGACGGTCACCGCCGATACGCTCGCCGGCATATTGCGAATGGGTCGCAAGGGGAGGTCGCGCGAGGTGCCGGTGTGGTGGGTGGTGATGCAGCTCTTCAACCACCAGACGCATCATC contains these protein-coding regions:
- a CDS encoding DinB family protein, translating into MNDKVYASAARLTDEERKRDRGAFFGSIHNVLNHILVADRIWLGRLAGRVPEPGYIGVDGIKTLDQEIASDFDELRREREQTDGRIDAWAETVTADTLAGILRMGRKGRSREVPVWWVVMQLFNHQTHHRGQITNLLFQAGQDPGSTDVFTLLTQEAASSGSGGRAR